In the genome of Bacteroidales bacterium, one region contains:
- a CDS encoding tetratricopeptide repeat protein, producing the protein MIEKKTAIFSTWKLRIVLVGVLLITGLIYLQTSKFSFVYWDDDQNIKTETSYSVFSSENFLHHYKTSRYKALAIWSFIIDNAVFGKKPGWYHLHNVLLHLVNILLLYFLMQRITKKETVALITATLFAVHPAFIEPVAWVTGRKDLLFVLFLLLSVITYRNYLLKKQPWIWLLLVIIFTYLASLAKIQAFVLPMLFLGFDWFYKRKFSVLLIIEKLLLVLLMYDKWKLSLLIVLIVLLIFIFNIFIKPKKSRFITASFWYLVIMTVLVVGFTAFYFSVNHYAQRIVFTIPVVFLLVFTGVFMLLIMKKNEFLLSKTLFTRVLKPAIVLIPLIIFFTELIIIHFSNIGFLNNIYIVFKTVMPMNFDYLRFWETQSVDYNSYTFAERLILFPNTLLFYIGRFFLAIPLNPMVAYPAHTAGGGLETALILKALLVYVFLLVSAFIIYKYFRKSRLALLGLIWFTVCISIVLQLISIEGRILAADRYAYPSYIGLFLVTALAADKLLQRFRPLYVWTTLVALILSMSILTYLKCDTWKNSVTLWQEALDKDPKNHYAWFSLGYSVYFENNKPKEALKYFDKAISLYTENFHYFNNRGRIRFAIQDFQGAMDDFNEAIKMNSLNWGSYYNRGVLLMEYADFKGAAEDFRKAKEIFPEFTLSDSSLKKAMQMVRLDSILNSGGKINESDTEAMKRFIRGTGRKFGEHGMYEKAVVYLEKGIEIFPEEPSFYEYLAVTYNIQHNYPLSLESYNRGLKRIPGNPALLFARGNFYQMTGESAKACADWQLSAQGGNMNARSMVQQHCGFSLMKPQ; encoded by the coding sequence ATGATTGAGAAAAAAACTGCAATTTTTTCAACATGGAAGTTACGTATTGTACTGGTGGGAGTGTTACTTATTACCGGACTGATATATTTGCAGACATCAAAGTTTTCATTTGTTTACTGGGATGATGACCAAAATATTAAGACAGAAACATCATATTCGGTTTTCAGCTCCGAAAACTTTTTACATCACTATAAAACTTCAAGATATAAAGCTCTTGCCATATGGAGTTTTATTATTGACAATGCCGTATTCGGTAAAAAACCCGGATGGTATCATCTTCATAATGTGTTGCTGCATCTTGTGAATATTTTGTTATTATATTTTCTTATGCAGCGAATCACAAAAAAAGAAACGGTAGCGCTTATAACGGCTACACTTTTTGCAGTACACCCGGCTTTTATTGAACCTGTGGCTTGGGTTACCGGGCGCAAAGACCTGCTGTTTGTTTTGTTCTTACTGCTTTCGGTTATTACTTACCGGAATTATTTGCTGAAAAAGCAGCCATGGATATGGTTACTGCTTGTTATTATTTTTACCTACCTTGCCAGCCTCGCTAAAATACAGGCTTTTGTGTTGCCAATGCTGTTTTTAGGTTTCGACTGGTTTTACAAAAGAAAATTTTCGGTCTTACTGATTATTGAAAAACTATTGCTGGTGTTGCTCATGTATGATAAATGGAAGCTCTCTTTGCTAATAGTATTGATAGTGTTGTTGATTTTTATTTTCAATATATTCATAAAACCAAAAAAGTCCCGTTTCATTACTGCCTCATTCTGGTATCTTGTAATAATGACTGTGCTGGTGGTGGGCTTTACTGCTTTTTATTTCAGTGTTAATCATTATGCACAAAGGATTGTTTTTACAATACCTGTAGTTTTTTTGCTGGTTTTTACCGGTGTTTTTATGCTACTTATTATGAAAAAGAATGAGTTTCTTTTATCAAAAACACTTTTTACCCGTGTACTTAAACCAGCAATTGTACTTATACCGCTTATAATTTTTTTTACTGAGTTAATCATTATACATTTTTCCAATATAGGATTTCTGAATAATATTTATATAGTATTTAAGACAGTGATGCCTATGAATTTTGATTACCTGCGTTTTTGGGAAACACAGTCTGTGGATTATAATTCTTATACTTTTGCTGAGCGCCTGATACTTTTCCCCAATACATTGCTTTTTTATATCGGCAGATTCTTTTTGGCTATCCCCCTGAATCCTATGGTTGCGTATCCTGCACATACTGCAGGTGGCGGGCTGGAAACAGCCTTGATTTTAAAGGCCTTGCTTGTGTACGTTTTTCTTTTAGTTTCCGCTTTTATCATCTACAAATATTTCAGAAAAAGCCGCTTGGCACTTCTGGGTTTGATATGGTTCACTGTATGTATCAGCATTGTGTTGCAGTTAATTTCTATTGAAGGGCGTATACTTGCCGCCGACAGGTACGCTTATCCTTCATACATTGGCCTGTTTCTTGTTACAGCCCTTGCTGCCGACAAACTACTACAGCGGTTCCGGCCTCTCTATGTGTGGACGACACTGGTTGCGCTAATTCTATCAATGAGTATACTGACCTATCTGAAGTGTGATACTTGGAAAAACTCGGTAACACTTTGGCAAGAAGCTTTAGATAAAGACCCTAAAAACCATTATGCCTGGTTCAGCCTTGGTTATTCGGTATATTTTGAAAATAATAAACCCAAAGAAGCTTTGAAATATTTTGACAAAGCTATCAGTTTATATACTGAAAACTTTCATTATTTCAACAACCGGGGCAGGATAAGGTTTGCTATTCAGGATTTTCAGGGCGCTATGGATGATTTCAATGAAGCCATTAAAATGAACAGCCTTAACTGGGGCTCTTATTATAACAGGGGAGTGCTTCTCATGGAATATGCAGATTTTAAAGGCGCTGCTGAAGATTTCAGAAAAGCAAAGGAAATTTTTCCGGAATTCACCCTGTCAGATAGCAGCCTGAAAAAAGCCATGCAAATGGTACGACTTGACAGCATTTTAAATAGCGGGGGCAAAATAAATGAATCTGATACGGAAGCAATGAAACGTTTTATCAGGGGCACCGGGAGAAAATTCGGCGAACACGGTATGTATGAAAAAGCTGTGGTATACCTTGAAAAAGGAATAGAAATATTTCCTGAAGAACCAAGCTTTTATGAATATTTAGCTGTAACATATAACATTCAACACAATTATCCCCTGTCACTTGAATCGTATAACAGGGGGCTGAAACGCATACCTGGCAACCCAGCCCTGCTTTTTGCCCGCGGAAATTTTTACCAGATGACCGGCGAAAGTGCTAAGGCCTGTGCCGACTGGCAACTGTCGGCACAAGGTGGCAATATGAATGCCCGTAGCATGGTTCAGCAGCATTGCGGATTCTCTCTGATGAAACCGCAGTAA
- a CDS encoding peptide-methionine (S)-S-oxide reductase, with the protein MKLYNGFYPAENYHQDYYKNNPSKGYCVAVINPKLVKIRNFYSKFLK; encoded by the coding sequence ATCAAACTATATAACGGATTCTATCCTGCAGAAAATTATCATCAGGATTATTATAAAAACAATCCATCAAAAGGATATTGTGTGGCTGTAATCAATCCCAAATTGGTAAAAATCCGCAACTTCTATTCAAAATTCCTTAAGTAG
- the gcvP gene encoding aminomethyl-transferring glycine dehydrogenase, translating into MITNNFVNRHNGPRGREIKQMLEVIGVASIDELIDQTIPKPIRLPKPLNLPIGINEYEFLNHIKEIASRNKNYKSYIGMGYYGTITPGVIIRNILENPGWYTSYTPYQAEISQGRLEALLNFQTVISDLTAMPIANASLLDEGTAAAEAMLMFFNSRSREQIKNNVNKFFVSRCVFPQTIEVIITRSKPLGIEVVIGNHNEIDLNKTYFGALLQYPTSNGKINHYTEFVEKAHNADISVAVAADLLSLTLLTPPGEWGADVVLGSTQRFGLPMGFGGPHAGYFAVSEKFKRNIPGRIIGISLDANGNRALRMALQTREQHIKRERATSNICTAQALLAIMSGMYAVYHGPEGLKEIAAHINTLANILNTELPKYGFKQENEFFFDTLKVALPDNVKIADLRKLVLEQKINLRYIDDNHIGISLDETTSLGDINLLFSIFAKAAGHSFHPVTSITSTQSCIPQALKRTSAFLKHAVFNTYHSETEMMRYIKKLEVKDLSLNRAMIPLGSCTMKLNAGTEMFALSWPEFGNIHPFVPEEQAEGYHFMIQELEKAFCEITGFSAISFQPNSGAAGEYAGLMVIRKYQESIGQSHRDVVLIPASAHGTNPASAVMAGMKVVVVKCDAHGNIDTEDLREKAEQYKNSLSSLMVTYPSTHGVFEENILEIVDIIHKNGGQVYMDGANMNAQVGFTSPAQIGADVCHLNLHKTFAIPHGGGGPGVGPIGVAKHLVEFLPVHIFSPSSDNKNGITAVASAPFGSALVLTISYAYIKLMGGNGLTEATKMAILNANYMKSRLEKYYPILYTGSKNRVAHEMILDCNEIDHKTGIGAIDIAKRLMDYGFHAPTVAFPVHGTLMVEPTESEPFYELNRFIEAMVAIRKEIHEIEEDKADRNINIIKKAPHTAQMLASDTWDLPYSRKQAAFPMPWSDNDKYWPTVTRIDDAYGDRNLVCACEPVESYNKAE; encoded by the coding sequence ATGATTACTAATAATTTTGTTAACCGCCACAACGGCCCCAGAGGAAGGGAAATAAAGCAAATGCTTGAAGTTATAGGTGTTGCTTCTATAGATGAACTTATTGACCAGACAATACCAAAACCAATTCGTTTACCAAAACCATTGAATTTACCTATAGGTATCAATGAATATGAGTTTTTGAATCATATAAAAGAAATCGCATCCAGAAACAAAAATTATAAAAGCTATATTGGAATGGGTTATTATGGCACAATTACTCCGGGAGTTATTATTCGTAATATTTTGGAAAATCCCGGCTGGTACACTTCATACACTCCTTATCAGGCTGAGATTTCGCAGGGACGTTTGGAAGCTTTGCTTAACTTCCAGACTGTAATATCGGACCTGACAGCCATGCCAATTGCCAACGCTTCACTGCTTGATGAAGGAACAGCAGCAGCAGAAGCTATGCTTATGTTCTTTAATTCTCGCAGCCGGGAACAGATTAAAAATAATGTCAATAAATTTTTTGTTTCCCGATGTGTTTTTCCTCAAACCATCGAAGTGATTATCACCCGTTCAAAGCCGCTGGGAATTGAAGTGGTGATTGGGAACCATAATGAAATTGACTTAAATAAAACATATTTCGGAGCTTTGCTTCAATACCCTACCTCTAACGGAAAAATTAACCATTATACGGAATTTGTTGAGAAAGCTCATAATGCAGACATTTCTGTTGCAGTGGCTGCTGACTTATTATCGCTTACCTTGCTTACACCTCCCGGCGAATGGGGTGCCGATGTTGTTCTGGGTTCCACTCAGCGATTTGGATTGCCAATGGGATTTGGCGGTCCACATGCCGGATACTTTGCAGTAAGTGAGAAATTCAAACGCAATATTCCGGGACGTATCATAGGGATATCATTAGATGCCAACGGTAATCGTGCATTGCGCATGGCTTTGCAAACACGCGAACAACATATAAAACGCGAAAGAGCCACATCCAACATTTGCACAGCACAAGCCCTACTGGCCATTATGTCGGGAATGTATGCTGTTTACCACGGGCCCGAAGGTCTTAAGGAAATTGCTGCTCATATTAATACCCTCGCAAACATACTAAATACAGAACTTCCAAAGTACGGGTTCAAACAAGAAAATGAATTCTTCTTCGATACTTTAAAAGTTGCCCTGCCAGATAATGTGAAAATAGCAGACCTGAGGAAACTAGTACTTGAGCAAAAAATCAATCTGCGCTATATTGATGATAATCACATCGGTATTTCTTTGGATGAAACCACTAGCCTTGGCGATATAAATCTTTTATTTTCAATATTTGCCAAAGCCGCCGGGCATTCTTTCCATCCTGTTACTTCTATCACAAGCACACAATCTTGTATTCCTCAAGCATTAAAAAGAACTTCAGCATTTCTGAAACATGCTGTTTTCAACACATATCATTCAGAGACAGAAATGATGCGTTACATTAAAAAACTTGAAGTAAAAGACCTCTCCCTCAACCGTGCCATGATACCTCTGGGTTCCTGCACCATGAAACTCAATGCCGGAACCGAAATGTTTGCACTTAGCTGGCCTGAGTTTGGAAATATTCACCCCTTTGTCCCTGAAGAACAGGCAGAAGGTTACCATTTTATGATACAAGAATTGGAAAAAGCATTTTGTGAAATTACCGGATTTTCCGCTATTTCTTTTCAACCGAATTCCGGGGCAGCCGGAGAATATGCAGGTCTGATGGTTATTCGTAAATATCAGGAAAGTATTGGTCAAAGCCATCGGGACGTTGTACTGATACCTGCTTCGGCACATGGAACCAACCCCGCCAGCGCCGTGATGGCAGGAATGAAAGTTGTTGTGGTAAAATGCGATGCACATGGAAATATTGACACCGAAGATTTGCGCGAAAAAGCAGAGCAATACAAAAATTCTCTTTCGTCCCTGATGGTAACATATCCCTCAACCCATGGCGTTTTTGAAGAAAATATTTTGGAAATTGTTGACATTATTCATAAAAATGGCGGGCAGGTGTATATGGACGGCGCTAACATGAACGCACAGGTCGGGTTTACCAGCCCTGCACAAATCGGTGCTGACGTCTGCCACCTTAACCTGCATAAAACTTTTGCTATTCCTCATGGAGGAGGCGGCCCGGGAGTTGGCCCAATCGGTGTTGCAAAACATCTTGTTGAGTTTCTGCCTGTGCATATTTTCAGCCCTTCTTCAGATAATAAAAATGGAATAACAGCTGTGGCTTCGGCACCTTTTGGAAGCGCTTTAGTACTCACTATTTCTTATGCATACATTAAATTAATGGGCGGCAATGGCCTGACGGAAGCAACAAAAATGGCTATACTGAATGCAAATTATATGAAGTCCCGCCTTGAAAAATATTACCCAATACTTTATACCGGTTCAAAAAACAGGGTGGCTCATGAAATGATACTCGATTGCAACGAAATTGACCATAAAACCGGTATCGGAGCAATAGATATTGCCAAACGGCTTATGGATTACGGCTTTCACGCTCCAACAGTTGCTTTTCCTGTTCATGGGACACTGATGGTGGAGCCCACAGAAAGTGAACCATTTTATGAGTTGAATCGTTTTATTGAAGCTATGGTTGCCATTAGAAAAGAGATTCACGAAATTGAAGAAGACAAAGCCGACAGAAATATCAACATCATTAAAAAAGCGCCACATACAGCTCAGATGCTTGCTTCAGACACCTGGGACCTCCCCTACAGCAGAAAACAAGCAGCTTTCCCGATGCCATGGTCAGATAATGACAAGTACTGGCCTACCGTAACCCGTATTGATGATGCTTACGGCGACAGAAACCTTGTGTGCGCCTGTGAACCTGTTGAAAGCTATAATAAAGCTGAATAA